In Phaseolus vulgaris cultivar G19833 chromosome 3, P. vulgaris v2.0, whole genome shotgun sequence, the sequence atttttgttaaactttaaatttaactttctgatttatattgtaaatttgtaaatttgtttgttatgtaaaagaaatattgaaaataatttattttaatagtttttttattataaatatttaagaaatttatAGTTTACACTAGAAATATCAATCTTACATGAAAACAGacgaagaaaaaatatatttaatcatatCTGTGACCTTTTTGTAACAGAGGGCAGGGGAAAATATTTTGAACGGTATGGAGAGTATAAGATCCATAAGATCTGGCGGGATGATGTTTTGCCATGCCGTGTTTATCTTCGTCACTGGTAAGTACCCTCTTCTGCTACTTAATTCATTCATTCAAACAACACCTACCTTACATTTCAATGAAATCTTTcatcatttttaatatattcaaatatgTCAAATTTGAATAGGTATTGTTTAGAATGTTTTCTTTcaccaattttatttaaatgtaatGAACTTTGATTTTTGTGTTGagataaactattttaattactattacatatgaaataatttaaatatgaaaaaaaattgtctaataattataaaaattagtattgatgtttttttaattgaaattggtTGATATTAGTTTTTAATCAAAATTCATCAAAAACTTTTTATCTgacattgataaaaaaaattggattagcatttgttcagatattttcagtttttttgaaattttttattgattttttcttttattaaaattattcttaTGACGCAATCGCGGTTAAAGTTTTctttgtttacttttttttaaaaaaaaaatattaaaaaaatataaaaatatgacgAAAacgataaataaataaataaattatatttattattaaaaaattctaaaaatagaGTAGATAGtagtttattataaaaaaaaattgcgaattctttgtttatttttattaatgtgaATTTAAAATTCTTATCCATATTTTATTGTAAAAGCATTTCATATCCTCTTTATAAATGTATTATTCTCTTAAAATTAAGTGAAAATGATGCGTTTAAACTATCCATTAAGAATTGCAATCTATCACTTCAGATCTTTTAGAGATTTGCGCAattattttaactatcaattaagAAATGCAATCTGTCACTGAAGATCTTTTATATACAATTCTTTTTTCTGGGTTATCTCAATTCATACACAATTTTCTTTTCTGGGTTAGAGTTAGTTTttcttctgttttttttatcttgtatatATCTTTTAATGAAAAGATTAGATTCTAAATCATTCTCTGATGCAAAATATCTCTCATTGTTTTTCTAGCATATGGTTATTATCCTTGATGTTTTTGTTTCAAACCATACGGATGCCACGATACTAATACGTCAAAACTGTATCATTTTTGTAGTGCAATATAGTATTATATGTTATATGTGAGAGGCATTTTGTTATTTGTTCATAAAATGAAGGCATGGTTGAATTGTTGCAGTGTCCTTGGTGCGAAAAGCCTTGGTGAAGAAGTGTACAAAATTTTTTTGGATCATACCTTCCTTGGTGATCGTAAAACAACCATACGAGAGTACTTTGAAAAAGAGGGTTCAAAGATAATGGAAGAAGAGCCACCTGAGTCTTTGAAAATCCGTTATGGTGGTTGATGTCATTAGATGAGACCAATTCGCCATATCTGAATTTGATTGGGGCATCCTTTTTATTGAAGAGTCACTGCGCCAACTTTGAATGGTGGTCACAAGAGACAATGGAACAAAGCAGATTTCTATTTTCTAGGAAGaagatatattaataaattgacAGGGGCAGCAGATGTTTAGATAATATTTGTGTACTGCGAATTAAAGTTAGTACCAGTTCCCATCCAACAAAGTAGACTTTTCttataaataagttataaacaagaaatataaagagaagtaaaaaaatgttaagaaGGTAAAGGCtgtttaattaaaaagaaataaagataatatttttcgaattatttttttgtaaaaaatattgttacttattatgttattaaattaaaaaaaacggATAGATTTTTTTGCGGATCATCatcatgtattttatttttgaacatCCTCTATGTAATTCCATTTCGGCGTTACCTAATgttgtatttatattattttatttattttatgatgaTAATGAGAATCGATGTGataaagaaaatttgaaaaattaatattataaaaaaatacttatttaaagTGAGTGTCTTGTTCTGAGCTTTACCAAACAAGCGTCCGCAAGATAAACCAAATAGGACCACCTAATTCAcgattaaataaaatttattataattgcaTAAAATTAAATAGCTCGGGTGAAATATTACTTAATGACTTTATCGTATAAAGTCAGTGCGTGTGATTTTGTGTGTTCATTTGGATAACTTAGGAAATTAAATGATGTTGTAAGCCCATATCCCATTATCCCAAGTCCCATATCGAAGATTTTACAATCTGTCCTGCGGGGCTGCctataaataaatcaaagaaAGCTTCGTAAGGTTTAACCTGTTCTGTCAGGGGGTGAAAGGCGACTGGTCAATGATCGTATAGAGACGACTGGTCGTGCCAACACCTATAAATCGAACACGCACTAGAAGGCGGGTGAGACCTGCCCTACTTTGGTTGGGAATTGCCCGTCAATTTTTGGAAGCTTCTCCTTCAAGGAGAGGCTCTATCTTtagttaaattctaaattttctggatgatgaatattttttatgtagGTTGAAGTAGCTTTTAACCATGAAAAGGTGATTTATGCATTTCTCCTTGATACTTTTTACATCTGGTACTATTGGACATTATGATCTTTCTTTAGTTGCTGAATTAATAGTTGGATCATTGCCCTATATGTTGGCATGTAATGatcatttatcattttctttgaAAGTCTGAACTTGCTATACAGCTGTCTAGGTGTTTCATATAATTTGATATGTTCCTCCTTGGAGTTTGAACTAGATTCATCAGAAGGTGCAGAGACAATATGCATGATTTTACCTGGAGGATAAAAACAATAGCTATCTACTAGATCAGATGTTAAGATTGAATTGCTAGTATCAACAAGATGATCTTCCTCAATTATCTCTTTTGCTTTAGCTGCCTCGTCTACCTGATTTTGGATGTTTAATATATTCTGTTTTTCTAGCTCATTCCACAATTCACCTTCTGTAATGTGTTCATTGGCATCAATGACTGGCTCCTCTTCATCTACTACATCAAGTCCAAATCTTTCACTTGAGGAGTTTGGTTCATCTTTATTAAGCATAAACACACTTTCAGTCAAGAGagatttacttatattttttggTCCAAGAGACATGTTGACCAAGttatttaatttagattttgaCAATGGACCAATATTCTGAGTGTGTGCAGCCATAGTTTTGACAACAGCTTTTGCAACACCTCGTGCATGCTTTATCACAACCTGCAGGTAAATAGCAGGATCCTTCTGTAAGATAAAATATACACATGGAAAAAGGCCCACGCAAAGGAggtatacaataataaaaacagtCTGAGTATTAGGATCACTGCAAATATAATTGATCACCTAACTGTTCTTAATAATGTATGATTTTATAACTGCTTTATAAGAATACTAAAATGTCAAATAGAGACGAGGAATTTACCTCGGTACTACTGGTTACAGGCAGTAGAATTGCACCTACACCAGTTACTTTGTCTTTTGCACTTATAGATTGTAAGTGAGACCCAAGAATACTTGCTGAGCGATATATGACATTCAGAACTTTTGTATGTTCAACCTGATCCCATAAATCATTGAACCAAGATGATGCAGCAACCTAACAAAACTAACTTGAGTAAAGAACAAAGCATCATCTAATAGATAACATTAGAAACaaactaattaaaattaatatgtaCTCAAATATTGAAAGTTGGGAGAACCAGCTGAAGCACCTCAGAACGAAGATCATCAACAGAGAAAGCTGATAATGTGGGCACCAAGTCGGAATTATTTATAATGGTGGTGATAAAGTGCTTCCCTGATTCAGCTAACTCCCATGTCATACAAGCAGCTGAAAAAGACAATATGATAGATTGCATCACAAAAATAAGCATCCTTACTTAAAACAGAATATAGCTACATGCCATACATATAAATACATATCACACTAAATAGCTATCTAAATCTCATAGGCATTTATCAAAATAACAATGTTGAGCATATAAATTTGAAATCAC encodes:
- the LOC137806975 gene encoding uncharacterized protein isoform X3 gives rise to the protein MVSMANVLLVCGVCTREREGHCGHNATKLHVPRKAHSQFLSYVSVSHTQTIFQTPIYFFIFLLVPQTSLCTFFFSADSMTAGAMATAAGAAMTLYLLFRRRKKAEEEWSRARTLRAKPAQAPANLFESIVTLSETVRFTYSETIGKWPIADLAFGINSFMRKQGDLSVASVYGGSGCVELKGPEAVADLEILLRLLTLCMLFSKKPFPEFLDSAGFSQDQVLLHSPKAEISNLVLGHAHCGMVAAARWIAKVCTPTLLKALDECPDSKVKIVGHSLGGGTASLLTYILREQKELSSSTCVTFAPAACMTWELAESGKHFITTIINNSDLVPTLSAFSVDDLRSEVAASSWFNDLWDQVEHTKVLNVIYRSASILGSHLQSISAKDKVTGVGAILLPVTSSTEVVIKHARGVAKAVVKTMAAHTQNIGPLSKSKLNNLVNMSLGPKNISKSLLTESVFMLNKDEPNSSSERFGLDVVDEEEPVIDANEHITEGELWNELEKQNILNIQNQVDEAAKAKEIIEEDHLVDTSNSILTSDLVDSYCFYPPGKIMHIVSAPSDESSSNSKEEHIKLYETPRQLYSKFRLSKKMINDHYMPTYRAMIQLLIQQLKKDHNVQ